The following are from one region of the Myxococcota bacterium genome:
- a CDS encoding HDOD domain-containing protein — protein sequence MTARRGKTKLEEGYGRGEASIAAGDDVLIEQSALEKRLLETFGAPDYQPPTLPAVATQLMSVSQRADVEIDEIVDLLQQDAMLAGKLMELVASPLYAGAAKITSLRDAVMRVGMQNVRDLVMQVALNLRVFRVPAYSETMERLRRHSVLTAHLSRIVSRYTPIESEYAFLCGLLHDVGVAGVLIALAEGTVRVPAKTKARVTKAGKPDPPDLAAVWPEVDAVHGVAASQMSRLWGLPPELAIAIGSHHQVLVEGYAHPLAATICVADAEAQALGFGIVSSTSAESETEDVGIDADDAAIRAACMQSHHTADHSTPATLGHACDALGLDDPQLELIRKDAREFVENWEEGGAADA from the coding sequence ATGACCGCCCGCCGGGGCAAGACGAAGCTGGAAGAGGGCTACGGCCGCGGAGAGGCCTCGATCGCCGCGGGTGACGACGTTCTGATCGAGCAGAGTGCGCTCGAGAAACGCCTCCTCGAGACCTTCGGAGCGCCCGACTACCAGCCGCCCACGCTGCCGGCGGTGGCCACCCAGCTGATGAGCGTGTCCCAGCGGGCAGACGTCGAGATCGACGAGATCGTCGACTTGCTCCAGCAGGACGCCATGCTCGCCGGGAAGCTCATGGAGCTGGTGGCGTCACCGCTCTACGCCGGCGCGGCGAAGATCACGTCCCTGCGCGATGCCGTGATGCGGGTGGGCATGCAGAACGTGCGCGACCTCGTCATGCAGGTGGCGCTCAACCTGCGTGTCTTTCGCGTCCCGGCCTACAGCGAGACGATGGAGCGCTTGCGGCGCCACAGCGTCCTGACTGCGCACCTGTCGCGGATCGTGTCCCGCTACACGCCGATCGAGAGCGAGTACGCCTTCCTCTGTGGACTGCTGCACGACGTCGGCGTGGCCGGTGTGCTGATCGCGCTGGCCGAGGGCACCGTGCGGGTGCCGGCGAAGACCAAGGCGCGCGTGACGAAGGCCGGGAAGCCCGATCCGCCGGATCTCGCCGCAGTCTGGCCCGAGGTCGACGCGGTCCACGGGGTGGCGGCGTCGCAGATGAGTCGTCTCTGGGGCCTGCCGCCCGAGCTCGCCATCGCGATCGGGAGCCATCACCAGGTGCTCGTCGAGGGCTACGCCCATCCGCTCGCTGCCACGATCTGCGTCGCCGACGCCGAGGCCCAGGCGCTCGGTTTCGGGATCGTTTCGTCCACTTCCGCGGAGAGCGAGACGGAAGACGTCGGAATCGATGCGGACGATGCCGCGATTCGGGCTGCGTGCATGCAGAGTCACCACACCGCCGACCACAGCACGCCCGCGACCCTTGGCCATGCGTGTGACGCGCTCGGCCTCGACGATCCTCAGCTCGAGCTGATCCGCAAGGACGCGCGCGAGTTCGTCGAGAACTGGGAAGAGGGCGGCGCCGCCGACGCCTAG
- a CDS encoding GDSL-type esterase/lipase family protein translates to MEGAKKLALAVGSLAVFVLLLEGGLALAHWALQRDEVVTPTPDGVAQGLRVVALGDSFSFGIHVDPAESYPAQLSDRLRDAHGARWRIQRTALPGLSPLMIHRDLDAVLDRTQPELVLLLAGFNVNDADILEYRAATGRDVPGIRGLALRANAVLNGLRSYRVLRNLILRLPLRGPSAGYSATKEMELFDFRLYQEVNRWALDGLVAEIQERGLPVVLLNYPQAPVPTNAANEADEYYYVIFMREALPLTPDDYLVPRRPRETAINAVIRDVATRRGVPLADNFAAFQTLAEKGPYFLADDEHPNARGYALMAETVAQTLAETGWIEYTGRAAP, encoded by the coding sequence GTGGAGGGTGCGAAGAAGCTCGCGTTGGCGGTGGGATCCCTCGCCGTCTTCGTGCTGCTTCTCGAAGGCGGGCTTGCGCTCGCCCATTGGGCCCTTCAGCGCGACGAGGTCGTCACCCCGACACCGGATGGCGTCGCCCAGGGCCTGCGCGTCGTGGCGCTCGGCGATTCCTTCAGCTTCGGGATCCACGTCGACCCGGCGGAGAGCTACCCCGCCCAGCTCTCGGATCGCCTGCGTGACGCGCATGGGGCGCGCTGGCGGATCCAGCGCACCGCCCTGCCCGGACTGTCGCCCCTGATGATCCACCGGGATCTCGACGCCGTCCTCGATCGCACCCAGCCCGAGCTCGTGCTGCTGCTCGCGGGCTTCAACGTGAACGACGCCGACATCCTCGAGTACCGGGCGGCGACGGGCCGCGACGTCCCGGGCATCCGAGGCCTGGCGCTACGTGCGAATGCGGTGCTCAACGGGCTGCGGAGCTATCGCGTCCTGCGCAACCTGATCCTGCGCCTGCCCCTCCGCGGTCCGAGCGCCGGCTACAGCGCCACGAAGGAGATGGAGCTCTTCGACTTCCGCCTCTACCAGGAAGTCAACCGCTGGGCCCTCGACGGCCTCGTCGCAGAGATCCAGGAACGCGGCCTTCCCGTCGTGCTCTTGAACTACCCCCAGGCCCCGGTGCCGACGAACGCGGCCAACGAAGCCGACGAGTACTACTACGTGATCTTCATGCGCGAGGCCCTGCCGCTCACCCCCGACGACTACCTCGTCCCGCGGCGCCCGCGCGAGACCGCGATCAACGCCGTGATCCGTGACGTCGCCACCCGACGCGGCGTGCCGCTGGCCGACAACTTCGCGGCCTTCCAGACGCTCGCCGAGAAGGGGCCCTACTTCCTCGCGGACGACGAACACCCCAACGCACGGGGCTACGCCCTGATGGCCGAGACCGTCGCGCAGACCCTCGCCGAAACGGGCTGGATCGAGTACACCGGGCGCGCGGCGCCCTAG
- a CDS encoding PEP-CTERM sorting domain-containing protein (PEP-CTERM proteins occur, often in large numbers, in the proteomes of bacteria that also encode an exosortase, a predicted intramembrane cysteine proteinase. The presence of a PEP-CTERM domain at a protein's C-terminus predicts cleavage within the sorting domain, followed by covalent anchoring to some some component of the (usually Gram-negative) cell surface. Many PEP-CTERM proteins exhibit an unusual sequence composition that includes large numbers of potential glycosylation sites. Expression of one such protein has been shown restore the ability of a bacterium to form floc, a type of biofilm.), whose product MRKSLLSAVGLLLAASLPIATAQAASLLEPPDISSNIAAPTLFNLDAGSNLLTANSGGPGSGATNGTDAEFITVVVPTGLVLDAVDVVSRSGPSFGSFLGYNVGATLSGQTSGDLAGFVIFNAFSGDLLTAALLGVDALAAGTYAFWIQETAGAVDYTLDFVVTPEPSTAALLTLGGLGLGWLRRSTRRT is encoded by the coding sequence ATGCGCAAGTCTTTGCTCTCCGCCGTCGGGCTGCTGCTCGCGGCCTCCCTTCCCATCGCCACCGCCCAGGCCGCCTCGCTGCTCGAGCCGCCGGACATCTCGTCCAACATCGCGGCGCCGACGCTCTTCAACCTCGATGCGGGTTCGAATCTGCTCACGGCCAACAGCGGTGGCCCGGGATCCGGCGCCACCAACGGCACGGACGCCGAGTTCATCACCGTCGTCGTGCCGACCGGGTTGGTGCTCGACGCCGTCGACGTCGTCTCCCGATCCGGGCCGTCCTTCGGCTCCTTTCTCGGGTACAACGTCGGCGCCACGCTCTCCGGCCAGACGAGCGGAGACCTGGCGGGCTTCGTGATCTTCAACGCGTTCAGTGGCGACCTGTTGACTGCGGCGTTGCTGGGCGTCGACGCCCTCGCGGCCGGCACCTATGCGTTCTGGATCCAGGAGACCGCCGGCGCCGTCGACTACACCCTCGATTTCGTGGTGACGCCCGAGCCGAGCACGGCGGCGCTGCTCACGCTGGGCGGACTCGGCCTCGGCTGGTTGCGCCGGAGCACGCGACGCACATAG
- a CDS encoding S8 family serine peptidase: MRPLVSLLLASLALASTSSLAESTDPHASPAAAGWRATWDAKASRSPVHPDLLRWAEGEDMDMAAAPWIEAISTGDPAALAEELATLGVVGLQVAGNRVSGQLTRDAVAGLEHCVHLAAARPTRAFSNRSFFRRKDPWRHPRRERPRRTGSGSVTSEGLAAMGVDRLPASTIGRGVSVGLLADSFDCVGGGRDTDIETGDLPAETTVLADLATAGCIDEGRALAQVVHDVAPGARLGFHTAFRGQADFANGIEALASEFVADVIVDDVVYADEPFFQDGVIARAVDTVNDWGVRYVSAAGNSGRRSYEGPFRDSGQTGFFEPIGPTRRHDFDPGPDVDVFLQITVAANSEAIVILQWNEPFASASTADPAQGALSDYDLLIYDTEDPVVFERFQPDDVVARSTAFNVGGDAVEAALVRNPTDAPLVLFLGIERFLGPGFDGPDVDLVKLVVQGALTIDEHDTQSGTSYGHANAAGALAIGAAAYFETPAFGVSPPLLEPFSSAGGVALRRDSEGNALPEPLVRETPDLVGPDGVNNTVLFGDSEVDDDDFPNFFGTSAAAPHVAGVAALLQGAVRGGAALRKRDGTLFGAWLCEPVGHPYGWRRSRTVLRAPDAIPDALAAGARLGPCWSLSPRALERRLERTAIDMADPGYDFDSGHGLVSADRAFRTRRGRRLGRSRRW, from the coding sequence ATGCGCCCGCTCGTCTCGCTCCTGCTCGCCAGCCTCGCGCTCGCCAGCACGTCTTCCCTCGCCGAAAGCACCGATCCCCACGCGTCTCCCGCCGCCGCCGGCTGGCGCGCGACCTGGGACGCGAAGGCGTCACGAAGCCCGGTCCATCCCGACCTCCTGCGCTGGGCCGAGGGCGAAGACATGGACATGGCCGCGGCCCCGTGGATCGAGGCGATCTCGACCGGAGATCCCGCGGCCCTTGCGGAAGAGCTCGCGACGCTCGGAGTCGTCGGGCTGCAGGTCGCGGGGAATCGGGTGTCGGGTCAGCTCACGCGGGACGCCGTCGCCGGCTTGGAGCACTGCGTGCATCTCGCGGCCGCGCGTCCGACCCGCGCGTTCTCGAACCGCTCGTTCTTTCGACGCAAGGATCCGTGGCGCCATCCGCGCCGCGAGCGCCCGCGACGCACCGGCTCCGGATCCGTCACGAGCGAGGGCCTGGCGGCGATGGGCGTCGATCGCCTGCCGGCGAGCACCATCGGCCGCGGCGTGAGCGTCGGTCTGCTCGCCGACTCCTTCGATTGCGTGGGTGGCGGACGCGACACGGACATCGAGACGGGAGACCTCCCGGCCGAGACCACGGTGCTGGCCGACCTGGCCACGGCGGGTTGCATCGACGAAGGCCGCGCCCTCGCGCAGGTGGTCCACGACGTCGCGCCCGGTGCCCGCCTCGGTTTTCACACGGCCTTTCGCGGACAGGCCGACTTTGCCAACGGCATCGAAGCGCTGGCCTCCGAGTTCGTCGCCGACGTCATCGTCGACGACGTCGTCTACGCAGACGAGCCCTTCTTCCAGGACGGGGTGATCGCCCGGGCCGTCGACACCGTGAACGACTGGGGCGTCCGCTACGTCTCGGCCGCGGGCAACTCGGGCCGCCGTTCCTACGAGGGCCCCTTCCGGGACAGCGGCCAGACCGGCTTCTTCGAGCCGATCGGCCCCACGCGTCGGCACGACTTCGATCCGGGGCCGGACGTCGACGTATTCCTCCAGATCACCGTCGCGGCGAACAGCGAAGCGATCGTGATCCTGCAATGGAACGAACCCTTCGCGTCGGCATCGACGGCCGATCCGGCCCAGGGCGCGCTCAGCGACTACGACCTCTTGATCTACGACACGGAAGACCCGGTCGTCTTCGAGCGCTTCCAACCCGACGACGTCGTCGCCCGTTCGACGGCGTTCAACGTGGGCGGCGACGCGGTGGAAGCGGCGCTGGTGCGCAACCCCACCGATGCGCCCCTCGTGCTCTTCCTCGGCATCGAGCGCTTCCTCGGGCCGGGCTTCGACGGCCCCGACGTCGACCTCGTGAAGCTGGTCGTGCAGGGCGCGCTCACGATCGACGAGCACGACACCCAGAGCGGCACGAGTTACGGCCACGCCAACGCGGCCGGCGCACTCGCGATCGGTGCGGCGGCCTACTTCGAGACCCCGGCGTTCGGTGTCTCGCCGCCGCTGCTCGAACCGTTCTCCTCGGCAGGCGGTGTCGCCCTGCGGAGAGACTCCGAGGGGAACGCGTTGCCCGAGCCGCTCGTCCGCGAGACTCCGGACCTCGTCGGACCGGACGGGGTGAACAACACGGTCCTGTTCGGCGACAGCGAGGTCGACGACGACGACTTCCCGAACTTCTTCGGAACCTCCGCCGCGGCACCCCACGTGGCGGGGGTGGCCGCTCTGCTCCAGGGCGCGGTGCGCGGGGGCGCCGCCCTGCGCAAACGCGACGGCACGCTCTTCGGGGCCTGGCTCTGCGAGCCGGTGGGTCACCCCTACGGCTGGCGGCGCAGTAGGACGGTGCTCCGTGCGCCCGACGCCATCCCCGATGCACTCGCCGCCGGAGCCCGGCTGGGCCCCTGCTGGTCGCTCTCGCCGCGCGCCCTCGAACGCCGCCTCGAGCGCACGGCCATCGACATGGCCGACCCGGGCTACGACTTCGACAGCGGACATGGACTGGTTTCGGCCGATCGGGCCTTCCGAACCCGGCGGGGGCGGCGTCTCGGGCGATCCCGGCGCTGGTAG
- a CDS encoding cytochrome c → MREHARPEQSLTARELNVFEPYEGREVAFRAVPFADALDAVYGPGWRQDDELLFTCRDGYQPTVPVQRVLDHRAWLAFARADQPGFTIRKKESGRWQTIELGPYYLIWENLDDPTVLQEGDYGWPYQLVGVERVRAAERFPRMAPRSDDAAVTAGFRAFRIHCSRCHQVNGEGGGIGPELNATDAPVGLRDENWLRTWISDPSQIVATARMPALNRDLPDRDATIDAILAYLRHMAEVDATAGSASAPPGAS, encoded by the coding sequence GTGCGCGAGCACGCACGTCCGGAGCAGTCGCTGACCGCCCGGGAGCTGAACGTCTTCGAGCCCTACGAAGGCCGCGAAGTGGCGTTCCGGGCGGTGCCCTTCGCCGACGCGCTCGACGCCGTCTACGGCCCCGGGTGGCGCCAGGACGACGAGCTGCTCTTCACCTGCCGCGACGGCTACCAGCCGACGGTCCCGGTGCAGCGCGTTCTCGACCACCGCGCCTGGCTCGCCTTCGCGCGCGCCGACCAGCCCGGCTTCACGATCCGCAAGAAGGAGTCCGGCCGCTGGCAGACGATCGAGCTCGGCCCCTACTACTTGATCTGGGAAAACCTCGACGACCCGACCGTGCTCCAGGAGGGCGACTACGGCTGGCCCTATCAGCTCGTCGGCGTGGAGCGGGTCCGCGCCGCCGAGCGCTTCCCGCGCATGGCGCCGCGCAGCGACGACGCCGCGGTGACGGCGGGCTTCCGCGCGTTCCGCATCCACTGCAGCCGCTGTCACCAGGTCAACGGGGAAGGCGGCGGCATCGGCCCCGAGCTGAACGCCACCGACGCGCCGGTCGGACTCCGCGACGAGAACTGGCTGCGCACCTGGATCTCGGACCCGAGCCAGATCGTGGCCACCGCGCGCATGCCCGCATTGAACCGCGACCTTCCCGACCGCGACGCCACGATCGATGCCATCCTCGCCTACCTGCGCCACATGGCCGAGGTCGATGCGACCGCGGGCTCGGCGTCCGCACCTCCGGGAGCCTCCTGA
- a CDS encoding GTP cyclohydrolase I — translation MKLVEWLAKEVTDDPRALRWFAEDVADARIAKAFRELLAGYEIDPATILKTTRMLEPDERPGRVEVADIGFYSLCAHHFLPFFGEVDVEYIPGDRILGLGKLPRLVDALARRFQIQEDLVREVAQVMMEHGHARGVRVRARGRHLCMCSRGPSSPTSVTETEFALGCLAED, via the coding sequence ATGAAACTGGTGGAATGGCTCGCCAAGGAAGTCACCGACGATCCGCGCGCTCTGCGCTGGTTCGCCGAGGACGTCGCGGACGCCCGCATCGCAAAGGCGTTCCGGGAGCTCCTGGCGGGCTATGAGATCGATCCGGCCACGATCCTGAAGACCACGCGCATGCTCGAGCCCGACGAGCGGCCGGGCCGCGTCGAGGTGGCGGACATCGGCTTCTACTCGCTCTGTGCTCACCACTTCCTGCCCTTCTTCGGCGAGGTCGACGTCGAGTACATCCCCGGCGATCGCATCCTGGGGCTCGGCAAGCTGCCCCGCCTGGTCGATGCCCTCGCCCGCCGTTTCCAGATCCAGGAAGACCTGGTGCGGGAAGTGGCGCAGGTGATGATGGAGCACGGCCACGCCCGTGGCGTGCGCGTGCGCGCGCGCGGACGTCACCTGTGCATGTGCAGCCGCGGCCCCTCGAGCCCGACATCGGTGACCGAGACCGAGTTCGCCCTTGGTTGCCTGGCCGAGGACTAG
- a CDS encoding fatty acid desaturase CarF family protein produces MPTAQPTFSASLEDPNARRRGAVSGRRTRRLYAAGIAAELLFATLHTTWLVGALVTNEAASLPILALGVLAGVALGDAISGLVHWACDTWGSPETPIVGAGLIRWFREHHDRPASILDHDAIEIHGQGALAAAAALGLAALPGIRDALLQAPALYALGLAAVVSAAFANQAHQWAHTPRAPRLVRGLQRRGLLLSPGHHLQHHRPPHIGRYCITGGWLNPLLDRGAWRGLERAIQWVTGVPPREDRGSEPTPPVSRETRPRTLAKDG; encoded by the coding sequence ATGCCCACCGCGCAACCGACCTTCTCCGCTTCCCTGGAAGATCCCAACGCCCGCCGCCGCGGCGCGGTGAGCGGACGTCGCACCCGCCGCCTCTACGCCGCCGGGATCGCCGCGGAGCTCCTCTTCGCCACGCTCCACACGACCTGGCTGGTAGGCGCCCTCGTGACGAACGAGGCGGCGAGTCTCCCGATCCTGGCCCTGGGTGTCCTGGCCGGGGTGGCGCTGGGCGACGCGATCAGTGGCCTCGTCCACTGGGCCTGTGACACCTGGGGAAGCCCGGAGACCCCGATCGTGGGCGCCGGACTGATCCGCTGGTTTCGCGAACACCACGACCGGCCTGCGTCCATCCTCGACCACGACGCGATCGAGATTCACGGCCAGGGCGCCCTCGCGGCCGCCGCGGCATTGGGGCTCGCGGCTCTGCCCGGAATCCGCGATGCCCTGCTCCAGGCCCCGGCGCTCTACGCGCTGGGCTTGGCTGCGGTGGTGAGCGCCGCCTTCGCCAACCAGGCCCACCAGTGGGCCCATACCCCGCGCGCACCGCGCCTCGTGCGCGGCCTGCAGCGGCGAGGTCTCCTGCTCTCGCCGGGCCACCATCTCCAGCACCACCGTCCCCCCCATATCGGTCGCTACTGCATCACCGGCGGCTGGCTGAACCCGCTCCTCGACCGCGGCGCGTGGCGCGGCCTGGAGCGGGCGATCCAGTGGGTCACCGGGGTACCGCCGCGGGAAGACCGCGGCAGCGAGCCGACGCCGCCCGTGTCGCGAGAGACCCGGCCGCGGACCCTCGCGAAAGACGGCTAG
- a CDS encoding FHA domain-containing protein translates to MSEIDLERGTGVPLKGLRAPARELSKEEFEDQHGSAFLLLMAAELAIPRGPATTEVQLLDDDRRPGDSTASLSLLIYPLHKSNRSPGHLITIGRAANNDVIVPDLSISRFHAFVKEEDGQWPLRDAGSTNGTTVNGRNAPQQGHGEAMDLKAGDSVRLGQVELTFLDLPALLAYVAKLDR, encoded by the coding sequence ATGTCGGAGATCGATCTCGAACGCGGAACCGGTGTGCCCCTGAAGGGCCTCCGCGCGCCGGCCCGCGAGCTCTCGAAAGAGGAGTTCGAGGACCAGCATGGGAGCGCGTTTCTCTTGTTGATGGCCGCGGAACTCGCCATTCCGCGCGGCCCAGCGACGACCGAGGTGCAGCTGCTCGATGACGACCGTCGGCCCGGCGACTCCACCGCGAGCCTCTCGCTCCTGATCTATCCGCTGCACAAGAGCAATCGCTCCCCGGGACATCTGATCACGATCGGGCGCGCCGCGAACAACGACGTGATCGTTCCCGACCTCAGCATCTCGCGGTTCCATGCGTTCGTGAAAGAGGAAGACGGCCAGTGGCCGTTGCGCGACGCAGGCTCTACCAACGGGACGACGGTCAACGGACGCAATGCTCCGCAGCAGGGTCACGGCGAAGCCATGGATTTGAAGGCCGGGGACAGTGTGCGGCTCGGCCAGGTCGAGCTCACCTTCCTCGACCTGCCGGCCTTGCTGGCCTACGTGGCGAAGCTCGATCGCTAG
- a CDS encoding prohibitin family protein, protein MQHHVRRWAWVSGLLLVVATTGCVVIEDGEVGVQKSFGSIDDEPVGQGIAFQIPVARIVETWNVKLQEIKETAQVPSSEGLIVGLDASLLFQVSPDAAPEIRKTIGRNYVDRLIVPYFRNGLRDVVSGYEVKNIYAEEGRREIAGKLGEFLRVNLESRGIKVVDVLLRDVKLPQRFRESIEAKLTAEQKVQQKTFELDQARKDAEIEIARAEGAAKAQEIVRSTLSDSYLQYLWIKTLNENPNVIYVATEANMPIFRSVGSRGR, encoded by the coding sequence GTGCAACACCACGTTCGGCGCTGGGCATGGGTGAGCGGACTGCTGTTGGTGGTCGCAACCACCGGCTGCGTCGTGATCGAGGATGGCGAGGTCGGGGTCCAGAAGTCGTTCGGCTCGATCGACGACGAACCGGTCGGGCAGGGCATCGCCTTCCAGATTCCGGTGGCGAGAATCGTCGAGACCTGGAACGTGAAGCTCCAGGAGATCAAGGAGACCGCGCAGGTCCCGTCCTCGGAGGGACTGATCGTCGGACTCGACGCCTCGCTGCTCTTCCAGGTGTCGCCGGACGCAGCGCCCGAGATCCGCAAGACGATCGGCCGGAACTACGTCGACCGCCTGATCGTCCCGTACTTCCGCAACGGCCTGCGCGACGTGGTCAGCGGCTACGAGGTCAAGAACATCTACGCCGAGGAGGGTCGTCGCGAGATCGCCGGCAAGCTCGGCGAGTTCCTGCGCGTGAACCTCGAGTCCCGCGGCATCAAGGTCGTCGACGTCCTGCTGCGCGACGTCAAGCTGCCCCAGCGTTTCCGCGAGAGCATCGAAGCGAAGCTCACCGCCGAACAGAAGGTCCAGCAGAAGACCTTCGAACTCGACCAGGCCCGCAAGGACGCCGAGATCGAGATCGCCCGGGCCGAGGGCGCCGCGAAGGCCCAGGAGATCGTGCGTTCGACGCTCTCGGATTCGTATCTCCAGTACCTCTGGATCAAGACCCTGAACGAGAACCCGAACGTCATCTACGTGGCGACCGAGGCCAACATGCCGATCTTCCGGTCGGTGGGAAGTCGCGGCCGCTGA
- the lpdA gene encoding dihydrolipoyl dehydrogenase: MTTQPFDCLVIGGGPGGYHAAIRARQLGMRAAVVEREHLGGICLNWGCIPTKALLRAAEIRHWLSEASEFGIEVGELRVDLPKVVARSRKVAKRLNAGVKHLLRKNGVEVFEGHARLQGPGRVSVTQQDGSLELQAAHIILAPGARARSLPGMEPDGDRIWTYREAMVPTAMPRSLLIVGSGAIGIEFASFYRDLGVEVTVVEILPRILPAEDAEVSAFARKAFERQGIQIHTEARVAHVEKAGDGVLARVETEGGEAKTLEAERLIVAVGITGNVEDLGLDTTRVVVDRGHIQVDEWCRTAEPGIYAIGDVAGAPYLAHKANHEGILCVEKIAGQPSAHPIDRSQIPGCTYSRPQVASVGMTEEEARADGRALKVGRFPLQGNGKALAVGDTQGFVKTVFDEKTGELLGAHLIGPEVTEMIQGFVVARTLETTEAELMQTIFPHPTISEAMHESVLDAFDRAIHI; the protein is encoded by the coding sequence ATGACCACCCAGCCCTTCGACTGCCTCGTGATCGGGGGCGGTCCCGGCGGCTACCACGCGGCGATCCGCGCGCGGCAACTGGGGATGCGCGCCGCTGTCGTGGAGCGCGAGCATCTGGGCGGGATCTGTCTCAACTGGGGCTGCATTCCGACGAAGGCGCTGCTGCGTGCCGCCGAGATCCGCCACTGGCTGTCCGAGGCCTCGGAGTTCGGGATCGAGGTCGGCGAGCTTCGGGTCGACCTGCCGAAGGTGGTCGCGCGATCGCGCAAGGTGGCGAAGCGCCTGAACGCCGGGGTGAAGCACCTGCTCCGCAAGAACGGCGTCGAGGTCTTCGAAGGCCACGCTCGTCTGCAGGGGCCGGGACGCGTCTCGGTCACCCAGCAGGACGGCAGCCTCGAACTGCAGGCGGCCCACATCATCCTCGCGCCGGGCGCCCGGGCGCGGTCGCTGCCGGGGATGGAGCCCGATGGCGATCGCATCTGGACCTACCGCGAAGCGATGGTGCCGACAGCGATGCCGCGATCTCTGTTGATCGTCGGCTCGGGCGCGATCGGCATCGAGTTCGCGAGCTTCTACCGCGACCTCGGCGTCGAGGTCACGGTGGTCGAGATCCTGCCGCGGATCCTGCCCGCGGAAGACGCGGAGGTGTCGGCGTTCGCGCGCAAGGCGTTCGAGCGGCAGGGGATCCAGATCCACACCGAGGCGCGCGTGGCGCACGTCGAGAAGGCCGGTGACGGAGTGCTCGCGCGGGTCGAGACCGAGGGCGGCGAGGCGAAGACCCTCGAAGCCGAGCGCTTGATCGTGGCGGTCGGGATCACCGGGAACGTCGAGGATCTCGGCCTGGACACCACGCGGGTGGTCGTCGACCGCGGTCACATCCAGGTCGACGAGTGGTGTCGGACGGCCGAGCCGGGCATCTACGCGATCGGTGACGTGGCGGGCGCTCCCTACCTCGCCCACAAGGCGAACCACGAGGGCATCCTCTGCGTCGAGAAGATCGCAGGCCAGCCGAGCGCTCATCCGATCGACCGCAGCCAGATCCCGGGCTGCACGTACTCGCGACCCCAGGTCGCGAGCGTCGGCATGACCGAAGAGGAAGCTCGCGCCGACGGACGCGCGCTCAAGGTCGGTCGCTTCCCCTTGCAGGGGAATGGCAAGGCGCTCGCGGTGGGGGATACCCAGGGTTTCGTGAAGACCGTCTTCGACGAGAAGACGGGTGAGCTGCTCGGGGCCCACCTGATCGGTCCCGAGGTCACCGAGATGATCCAGGGCTTCGTCGTGGCGCGCACGCTCGAGACCACCGAAGCCGAGCTGATGCAGACGATCTTCCCTCACCCGACGATCAGCGAGGCGATGCACGAGTCGGTGCTGGACGCCTTCGATCGCGCGATCCACATCTAG